From the Chloroflexus aurantiacus J-10-fl genome, one window contains:
- a CDS encoding tyrosine-type recombinase/integrase, which translates to MDEEQATFNLSDQPLTPTTSIREAGAIWLARLASAGLDDDDDDELDERTRERQRHHARPTIASYETALRIFVRWAERNGRECLGDLQVADLVAYARALRKRSYDLSQRAAAQADNRRERLSERTVHAYVRPLFGFLALADSQGAISFRVAAARPEVSRVLPRLPDPVAPTPPDLRRLVRFYDKPQGEERERQMLTRLRNAALLHLLFSSGARISEALGLDVGDVARDRRILPRVIVRGKGRREGTLFIRRHAEQALQRYLSARNWPPAREPLFIAFDPRTGGGRLSRISGWRIVTGAANALADRLVWEGKADEAELLRQVTPHTFRHFVGYHLLNEGVSLAEVSQILRHRSVEVTRSFYASYADVQLQEVHDQFSADPWPDEE; encoded by the coding sequence ATGGATGAGGAGCAGGCGACGTTCAACCTCAGCGATCAACCACTGACCCCGACCACGTCAATCCGTGAGGCCGGAGCGATCTGGCTGGCACGGCTGGCCAGTGCCGGCCTCGATGACGACGATGACGACGAACTCGACGAGCGCACTCGTGAACGTCAACGCCACCACGCCCGGCCAACGATTGCCAGTTACGAAACTGCGCTGCGCATCTTTGTGCGCTGGGCCGAACGGAACGGACGCGAGTGTCTGGGCGATTTGCAGGTAGCCGATCTGGTCGCCTACGCTCGTGCTCTGCGCAAACGCAGCTACGACCTCTCACAGCGGGCTGCGGCTCAGGCTGACAATCGGCGCGAACGACTCTCTGAGCGAACTGTTCACGCCTACGTGCGCCCGCTGTTCGGCTTTCTGGCCCTTGCCGACTCGCAGGGTGCCATCTCGTTTCGAGTTGCCGCCGCCCGCCCCGAAGTCAGTCGAGTACTGCCCCGGCTGCCCGATCCGGTCGCACCAACCCCACCTGATCTGCGCCGACTGGTACGCTTTTACGATAAGCCGCAGGGCGAAGAGCGTGAACGCCAAATGCTGACCCGCTTACGCAACGCGGCTCTCTTGCACCTGCTCTTTTCGAGTGGTGCCCGTATCTCGGAAGCATTGGGTCTCGATGTCGGTGATGTCGCCCGCGACCGGCGCATCTTGCCGCGGGTGATCGTTCGCGGCAAAGGCCGCCGCGAGGGAACCCTCTTCATCCGGCGCCACGCCGAACAGGCGCTACAACGCTACCTGTCCGCCCGTAACTGGCCGCCGGCCCGTGAACCGCTCTTCATCGCCTTCGACCCCCGCACGGGTGGCGGACGCCTGTCGCGTATCAGCGGCTGGCGAATCGTCACCGGGGCAGCCAACGCTCTCGCCGACCGCCTGGTCTGGGAAGGAAAGGCTGACGAAGCTGAACTATTACGTCAAGTTACACCCCACACCTTTCGCCATTTTGTCGGGTATCACCTGCTGAACGAAGGCGTTTCGTTGGCCGAAGTCTCGCAAATCCTGCGGCACCGCAGCGTCGAAGTCACCCGCAGCTTCTACGCCAGCTACGCCGACGTGCAATTGCAAGAGGTACACGATCAGTTCAGCGCCGATCCGTGGCCTGATGAAGAGTAG
- the bchZ gene encoding chlorophyllide a reductase subunit Z — MSITLIRDISDTSSYWGASWVFGCFPDVHIVCDAPIGCYNLLGMAVTDYTDALPHMANLTPTSIREEDVINGTAKALIRTIDDLRTMGMLDGKRLLVISTAESEMISADHAQLVARIDPDARFFWSQSLEQDEWIGRERALRFAWEQYGKPFVDADVQPRPRTVNIIGPSLGCFNAPSDLYELKRLITGIGAEINLVYPYEGSIATTPKLAEAAVNVVMYREFGQGLAEDLGRPYLFAPFGVFGTTAFLRELGQLLGIDPAQVDAFIEREKRTTLQPVWDLWRGPQSDWFATVDCAIVAARSYADGLRSFLGDELGMKIAWVSGRPRREDEPDNIEIRKRLHAKAPAFVFGSINEKIYLAEANARGTHFIPATFPGPVVRRTTGTPFMGYAGAANIMQELVNRFYETVINFLPVETINPGPAGPPKPTSAETMPWTKEATERLNAALEAVPYLARISASRTLRAAAEQLAKARGLNEVGIEIVEAAIAQSGAA; from the coding sequence ATGAGTATCACGCTGATCCGCGATATTTCTGACACAAGTAGCTACTGGGGAGCGTCGTGGGTGTTTGGCTGCTTCCCCGATGTGCATATCGTCTGCGATGCACCAATCGGTTGTTACAACCTGCTCGGCATGGCGGTCACCGATTATACCGACGCCTTGCCACACATGGCCAACCTGACCCCAACCTCGATCCGCGAGGAGGATGTCATCAACGGTACTGCCAAAGCGCTGATTCGCACCATCGACGATCTGCGCACGATGGGTATGCTGGACGGCAAACGCTTACTGGTCATCTCCACGGCTGAGAGTGAGATGATCAGCGCCGATCACGCCCAACTGGTCGCTCGGATTGATCCCGACGCCCGCTTCTTCTGGAGCCAATCTCTGGAACAGGACGAATGGATAGGGCGTGAACGCGCTCTGCGCTTTGCCTGGGAACAGTACGGCAAGCCGTTTGTTGACGCGGATGTCCAGCCTCGTCCGCGCACGGTCAACATTATCGGGCCGTCCCTTGGCTGCTTCAACGCGCCAAGCGACCTCTACGAACTGAAGCGGTTGATCACCGGGATTGGTGCCGAGATCAATCTCGTTTACCCCTACGAAGGCAGCATTGCTACGACACCCAAACTGGCTGAAGCGGCAGTGAATGTGGTGATGTACCGCGAATTCGGGCAGGGGTTGGCTGAAGATTTGGGACGACCGTATCTCTTTGCGCCGTTTGGTGTGTTTGGGACGACGGCCTTTTTGCGCGAATTGGGGCAGCTCCTGGGCATTGATCCGGCCCAAGTTGACGCCTTCATTGAGCGCGAGAAGCGCACCACCCTGCAGCCGGTGTGGGATTTGTGGCGTGGGCCGCAGAGTGACTGGTTTGCCACCGTGGATTGCGCTATTGTCGCTGCCCGCAGCTATGCCGATGGTCTGCGCAGCTTTCTCGGCGACGAGCTGGGGATGAAGATTGCCTGGGTATCGGGCCGCCCGCGCCGGGAAGATGAACCCGACAATATCGAGATTCGCAAACGGTTACACGCCAAAGCGCCGGCCTTCGTCTTCGGTAGTATCAACGAGAAGATCTATCTGGCCGAAGCTAACGCTCGCGGTACCCATTTCATTCCCGCAACCTTCCCCGGCCCGGTTGTCCGTCGCACCACCGGCACCCCGTTTATGGGCTATGCCGGCGCCGCCAATATCATGCAAGAACTGGTGAATCGGTTCTACGAAACGGTGATCAACTTCCTACCGGTCGAGACCATCAATCCCGGCCCTGCCGGCCCACCCAAACCGACCTCTGCGGAAACGATGCCCTGGACGAAAGAGGCAACCGAGCGGCTGAACGCAGCCCTTGAGGCCGTCCCTTACCTTGCCCGCATCAGTGCCAGCCGCACCTTGCGTGCCGCCGCCGAGCAACTTGCAAAGGCACGTGGTCTGAACGAGGTTGGCATCGAGATTGTCGAAGCGGCAATTGCTCAGAGTGGCGCGGCGTGA
- the surE gene encoding 5'/3'-nucleotidase SurE, translating into MHILVTNDDGIDSPGLWALAKAMRAAGARVSVVAPAEEQSAMSMALPPQTNRELRAIIPPAELDGMLAFAHNGSPVGCVTVAMLSGVLPPIDAVVAGINRGLNGGSNVMLSGTVGAAMIGALWGLPAMAVSLQYIGPEPMPWATAAYVAERLFPLLEQIRGQAPLVLNVNVPHVASPDDLRGFRQTRLSEFFFGHYLDIELNPTGPVERSQIIFRFARERVPDFDVDTDDGAVRAGYVSITPLRPLMNSSPLTLNLPDLHA; encoded by the coding sequence ATGCATATCTTAGTGACCAATGATGACGGAATCGATAGCCCCGGCCTGTGGGCACTGGCCAAAGCAATGCGCGCGGCGGGTGCCAGGGTGAGTGTCGTTGCTCCAGCCGAAGAACAGAGCGCCATGAGTATGGCGCTGCCACCGCAAACTAACCGCGAATTACGCGCAATTATTCCCCCTGCCGAACTTGATGGTATGCTGGCCTTTGCCCACAATGGCTCACCGGTGGGCTGCGTGACGGTGGCGATGTTGAGTGGGGTGCTGCCTCCAATCGACGCAGTCGTTGCCGGCATTAACCGTGGCCTGAACGGTGGCAGTAATGTGATGCTGAGCGGTACGGTCGGAGCGGCGATGATTGGGGCGCTGTGGGGACTGCCGGCTATGGCCGTCTCCCTGCAATATATCGGCCCTGAGCCGATGCCGTGGGCGACGGCAGCTTACGTTGCCGAGCGCTTGTTTCCGTTGCTCGAACAAATTCGCGGTCAGGCACCGCTGGTGCTGAACGTCAATGTCCCCCACGTCGCTTCACCAGACGATCTGCGCGGATTTCGCCAAACCCGTCTTTCAGAGTTTTTCTTCGGTCACTACCTCGATATTGAACTCAACCCGACCGGCCCGGTGGAACGTTCACAAATCATCTTTCGCTTCGCTCGCGAACGGGTTCCCGATTTCGATGTCGATACCGATGATGGTGCGGTGCGCGCCGGTTACGTCTCGATCACACCATTGCGACCGCTGATGAACAGCAGTCCGTTGACGCTCAATTTACCCGATCTACACGCCTGA
- the eno gene encoding phosphopyruvate hydratase has translation MSTLIEAIVAREVLDSRGNPTIEVDVRLESGDVGRAIVPSGASTGAHEALELRDGDKSRYNGKGVLKAVQAVNEDIAEALIGFDAADQIALDQELIALDGTPNKSKLGANAILGVSLAAAKAAAAAFGLPLYRYLGGVYAHVLPVPMMNIMNGGQHATNSTDFQEFMIMPVGAESFREGLRWGAEIYHMLKKVIHDRGFSTTVGDEGGFAPSLPTNDAPLQLIMEAIEKAGYRPGEQIVIALDPATTEIFEDGKYHLKREGRSLSSAEMVDYWVDLVNRYPIISLEDGLAEDDWEGWALLRAKLGDRVQLVGDDFLVTNVQRLQRAIEAKAANSILIKLNQIGSLTETLSAIQLAQRSGWTAVVSHRSGESEDVTIADLVVATNAGQIKTGAPARTDRIAKYNQLLRIEEELGSAARYAGRSAFKV, from the coding sequence ATGTCAACACTAATTGAAGCAATCGTTGCCCGTGAGGTGCTTGATTCACGAGGCAATCCAACCATCGAAGTCGATGTGCGGCTGGAAAGTGGTGATGTCGGACGGGCCATCGTACCCAGTGGTGCCTCAACCGGCGCCCATGAAGCGCTGGAGTTGCGCGATGGCGACAAATCACGGTACAACGGCAAGGGGGTGCTGAAAGCCGTACAGGCGGTCAACGAAGACATTGCCGAAGCGTTGATCGGCTTCGACGCTGCTGACCAGATTGCCCTTGATCAGGAACTGATCGCGCTCGATGGCACGCCCAACAAGAGCAAGCTCGGTGCCAACGCCATTCTGGGTGTCTCGCTGGCGGCGGCGAAGGCGGCTGCGGCTGCGTTTGGCCTGCCCCTCTACCGCTACCTGGGTGGTGTGTACGCCCACGTACTGCCGGTGCCGATGATGAACATCATGAACGGCGGTCAGCACGCCACGAACAGCACCGACTTTCAGGAGTTTATGATTATGCCGGTCGGTGCCGAGAGCTTCCGCGAGGGTCTGCGCTGGGGTGCCGAGATTTATCACATGTTGAAGAAGGTCATTCACGACCGCGGCTTCAGCACGACGGTTGGCGACGAAGGTGGGTTTGCCCCCAGCCTGCCTACCAACGACGCCCCACTGCAACTGATCATGGAAGCTATCGAGAAGGCCGGCTATCGCCCTGGCGAGCAGATCGTTATCGCCCTCGACCCGGCGACAACCGAGATTTTTGAGGATGGCAAGTATCATCTCAAGCGCGAAGGCCGTTCGCTTTCCAGCGCCGAGATGGTTGACTACTGGGTTGATCTGGTCAATCGCTATCCGATCATCTCTCTCGAAGACGGTCTGGCCGAAGACGACTGGGAAGGTTGGGCACTGTTGCGAGCGAAGCTGGGCGACCGCGTTCAACTGGTCGGCGATGACTTCCTGGTCACGAATGTGCAACGGCTTCAGCGGGCAATCGAGGCCAAAGCAGCCAACTCCATTCTGATCAAGCTCAATCAGATCGGTTCGCTCACCGAGACGCTGAGTGCAATCCAACTGGCGCAGCGCAGCGGATGGACGGCAGTGGTATCGCACCGTTCCGGCGAGAGCGAAGACGTTACGATTGCCGACCTGGTGGTAGCAACAAATGCCGGTCAGATCAAGACAGGAGCACCGGCACGTACCGACCGGATTGCCAAGTACAATCAACTACTGCGGATCGAGGAAGAGCTGGGAAGCGCTGCCCGTTATGCCGGTCGTAGTGCGTTTAAGGTGTAG
- the bchY gene encoding chlorophyllide a reductase subunit Y — MAEIIPLTPAGADSATEPFRGGACKLHPQTMCPAFGALRVLTRIEGAQPAMVTDTGCLYGLTFVTHFYAARKSIVAPALGTAELSSGKVQEAANAAIAEAASAANTTFIPVISLCVAETAGLAEELLPKEIDGKPVILVRVPAYAIHSHPEAKDVALAAVMRRFIDTSGDHEPGTLALIGEVFPADPLLIDGVVRRMGGRVVTTLPGRHVDEIRQAGRAAAVAALHPFYRETIGVLRERGVAVISGAPIGADGSAAWLRAIGAALELDEDVVERVAAEEEAAARGFLASKPLQGATILVSGYEGNEMLYARLLIEGGAHVPYVSTSIGPSALTAADEAWLKAHGTQAVIYRKTLEDDKAAMERWSFDLIIGTTTLAAYAKEKGIPAVYYTNILSVRPLFLAGGMIASLTFVRDLLNRKPIYDRMLAFFEGDDRREGHR; from the coding sequence ATGGCCGAGATCATTCCCCTGACGCCGGCGGGTGCCGATTCAGCGACAGAACCGTTTCGTGGTGGCGCCTGCAAACTCCATCCCCAGACAATGTGCCCGGCCTTCGGAGCCTTACGGGTACTGACCAGGATCGAGGGCGCACAACCGGCAATGGTTACCGATACCGGCTGTTTGTACGGTCTGACGTTCGTCACCCATTTCTACGCCGCCCGCAAGAGCATCGTTGCTCCTGCCCTCGGTACGGCTGAATTGTCGAGCGGCAAGGTTCAGGAAGCAGCCAATGCCGCAATTGCCGAGGCTGCATCAGCGGCTAATACCACGTTCATTCCAGTTATTTCACTCTGTGTCGCCGAAACAGCCGGCCTCGCCGAAGAGTTGTTGCCGAAAGAGATTGACGGCAAGCCGGTCATTCTGGTGCGAGTGCCCGCGTATGCCATCCATTCCCATCCTGAAGCCAAAGACGTTGCCCTGGCAGCGGTGATGCGGCGATTTATCGACACCAGCGGCGACCACGAGCCGGGCACCCTGGCCCTGATCGGTGAGGTCTTTCCTGCCGATCCGCTGTTGATAGACGGGGTTGTACGCCGGATGGGTGGGCGCGTCGTCACGACGCTACCCGGTCGGCATGTTGATGAGATTCGGCAGGCGGGGCGGGCAGCCGCAGTCGCGGCCCTTCACCCCTTCTACCGCGAGACGATTGGTGTGTTGCGTGAGCGCGGTGTGGCGGTGATCAGCGGTGCTCCCATCGGTGCCGACGGCAGTGCAGCCTGGCTCCGTGCGATTGGGGCAGCCCTTGAACTCGATGAAGATGTGGTCGAACGGGTTGCTGCCGAGGAAGAAGCTGCTGCCCGCGGTTTTCTGGCCAGTAAGCCATTGCAGGGCGCGACCATCCTGGTTTCGGGCTATGAAGGGAATGAGATGCTCTACGCCCGCCTGTTGATCGAAGGCGGCGCCCATGTGCCGTATGTGAGCACGAGTATTGGGCCGAGTGCGCTCACTGCCGCCGACGAAGCCTGGCTGAAAGCGCACGGCACGCAGGCCGTGATCTATCGCAAAACCCTGGAAGATGATAAGGCGGCAATGGAACGCTGGTCGTTTGACCTCATCATCGGCACCACGACACTGGCTGCCTACGCTAAAGAGAAGGGTATTCCCGCCGTCTACTACACCAACATCCTCAGCGTGCGCCCCCTCTTCCTGGCCGGGGGGATGATCGCTTCGCTCACCTTTGTCCGTGATCTGCTCAACCGCAAGCCCATCTACGACCGCATGCTGGCCTTCTTCGAGGGTGATGATCGCCGGGAGGGACATCGATGA
- a CDS encoding citrate synthase, which yields MTRNTLTVTDNRTGKTYEIPIENNTIRATDLRQIKVSEDDFGLMSYDPAYLNTASCKSSITYIDGDKGILEYRGYPIEQLAEQSSYLEVAYLLLYGELPSKERLAWWEYRISRHLFLHNSLVELIQAFRYDAHPMGILISSVAAMSTLYPEAKNIHDPAVREKQIWRIIGQIPTIAAFAYRHRIGRPFNLPDSSLSYTANLLYMMDYMNQREYEVNPVLAKALDVLFILHADHEQNCSTSVMRSVGSSHADPYNALAAAAAALYGPLHGGANEAVLRMLQQIGHPKNVPAFIERVKKGEMRLMGFGHRVYKNYDPRAKIIRKIAHEVFAATAANPLLDVAMELERTALEDEYFISRKLYPNVDFYSGLIYQALRFPIEYFPFLFAIPRASGWLAQWIEMLEDPEQKITRPRQVYVGPQRRDYVPIDQR from the coding sequence ATGACCAGGAACACTCTCACCGTAACCGACAACCGCACCGGTAAAACGTACGAGATTCCCATCGAGAACAACACCATTCGGGCAACCGATTTACGCCAGATCAAAGTATCGGAAGACGATTTTGGTTTGATGTCCTATGATCCGGCTTACCTCAATACTGCATCCTGTAAGAGTAGCATCACCTACATCGACGGTGATAAGGGGATTCTAGAGTATCGAGGTTATCCAATTGAGCAACTGGCTGAGCAGAGTTCGTATCTTGAGGTTGCGTACCTGCTGCTGTACGGGGAACTCCCCTCAAAGGAACGCCTGGCCTGGTGGGAATACCGGATCAGTCGGCATCTTTTCCTCCACAACAGCCTGGTAGAGCTGATTCAAGCCTTCCGCTACGACGCCCATCCAATGGGTATTCTCATCAGCTCCGTAGCGGCAATGTCCACGCTATACCCCGAAGCCAAGAACATCCACGATCCGGCTGTGCGCGAAAAGCAAATCTGGCGTATTATCGGCCAGATCCCGACAATTGCTGCCTTTGCCTACCGCCACCGCATCGGTCGTCCATTCAATTTGCCCGATAGCTCGCTCAGCTACACCGCCAACCTGCTGTACATGATGGACTATATGAATCAGCGCGAGTATGAAGTAAATCCAGTGCTGGCCAAAGCGCTGGATGTGCTCTTCATTTTGCATGCTGATCACGAGCAGAACTGCTCTACCTCGGTCATGCGTAGTGTTGGCTCAAGCCACGCTGATCCGTACAATGCGCTGGCCGCTGCCGCAGCCGCTCTCTACGGCCCACTCCACGGTGGTGCCAACGAGGCGGTACTGCGCATGTTGCAGCAGATCGGCCATCCAAAGAACGTGCCGGCATTTATCGAGCGGGTGAAGAAGGGTGAAATGCGTCTCATGGGCTTTGGTCATCGCGTTTACAAGAATTACGATCCGCGGGCCAAGATCATTCGTAAGATCGCTCACGAAGTCTTTGCGGCTACTGCTGCCAACCCGCTGCTCGATGTCGCGATGGAGCTTGAGCGAACTGCATTGGAAGACGAGTACTTTATCTCGCGCAAGCTCTATCCGAATGTGGATTTCTACAGCGGTCTGATCTATCAGGCACTGCGCTTCCCAATCGAGTACTTCCCCTTCCTGTTCGCAATTCCACGCGCTTCAGGCTGGCTGGCACAGTGGATCGAGATGCTCGAAGACCCCGAGCAGAAGATTACCCGTCCACGACAGGTCTATGTTGGCCCACAGCGGCGGGATTATGTGCCGATTGATCAGCGCTAA